One region of uncultured Methanolobus sp. genomic DNA includes:
- a CDS encoding sirohydrochlorin cobaltochelatase, with translation MENMDSGHQIKKDPKTAILLVTPGTTRNGAEKILGNCVKAFRSAYPDAVVRYAIASELVRQIITEEGVVEKSPLGALAELIDEGFAKIIVQPLYITPGDGLHSLYTIVNTMNSFSGKHGLFGIEGILIGKPLLMNTKDYNDAAKAISSYFGTPGDGEALVLVSSVDEGGADPSLCQLQLIMDETTAGNIIIGSSYGYPGTDWVMKRLKHINTKKVTLGTLALIPGKHAEYELSGDKPESWNKILENAGYEVSVSEKVLGESPEVAGLLIDSLGEVGKSHGFL, from the coding sequence ATGGAGAATATGGATTCAGGACATCAGATAAAGAAAGACCCGAAGACAGCCATCCTGCTTGTGACCCCGGGTACCACAAGAAACGGAGCAGAAAAGATACTTGGAAATTGTGTAAAAGCCTTCAGATCCGCATATCCCGATGCAGTGGTACGTTATGCAATTGCATCCGAACTCGTCAGGCAGATAATAACTGAAGAAGGAGTGGTGGAGAAAAGTCCACTTGGGGCGTTAGCAGAGCTTATTGACGAAGGATTTGCAAAAATAATAGTCCAACCGCTATATATTACACCTGGTGATGGCCTACATTCCCTTTATACGATAGTGAACACAATGAACAGTTTTTCGGGTAAGCACGGATTGTTTGGCATCGAGGGAATACTGATAGGAAAACCGCTCCTGATGAACACAAAGGATTACAATGACGCAGCAAAGGCCATATCATCATATTTCGGAACTCCCGGAGATGGGGAGGCACTGGTACTGGTCTCATCCGTGGATGAAGGCGGAGCCGATCCTTCCCTTTGCCAGTTGCAGCTTATCATGGATGAAACTACTGCCGGGAATATCATTATCGGTAGCTCTTACGGATATCCTGGGACCGACTGGGTCATGAAGCGGCTTAAGCACATAAATACTAAAAAGGTCACATTAGGCACACTTGCACTGATACCGGGAAAACATGCAGAATATGAGCTCAGTGGGGACAAACCAGAGTCATGGAATAAAATACTGGAAAACGCCGGTTATGAGGTTTCAGTCAGTGAAAAAGTCCTTGGCGAATCCCCGGAAGTTGCAGGGTTGCTTATAGATTCCCTGGGAGAAGTCGGGAAAAGTCACGGTTTTCTTTAA
- the cobN gene encoding cobaltochelatase subunit CobN has translation MRIVDIGAGTGASQSFLTAGKDLQSSGYDIEVFSFSSENLDLSEKEFRECLDLIESSDFVILRMHGGTAYFRKFVRLKAVLITLDIPVFIQSEITEEMHELRFLFRLSDTHFNAVNTYIQLGGEENSKALFLWAHKHLGNLDVDVPEPVYPRMEGVYHPDYKRNISFEEFNAMSDSSRPTTGVMFWQGQWLTGDLKAIDALIRSLEKEGMNVLPVFCQSAPNPVTGSQGIRKVVEHYFIKDGKPRIDVLILNMGFSQLSLSSPGDGNTVEEIFNFFNLLNVPVLQAMTTYYSYDEWYESIQGLGAMEISSNIVWPEYDGQIITVPIASIESGEGHGTREAVPIMSRVDKVARLARKWAELRRTHVKDRKIAILLHQNPPRSDGVGGAFGLDAPESVVEMLETLKKVGYYVERLPENGNEIVEEILAGISNDCEWLSPEEMIERAADLITGSKYREWFEKVPDIPAKQICRDWGDPPGDFFACDRTLAVPGVMNGNIFIGLQPPRGFLEQVETMYHNTELVMPHHYLAYYRWLGNEFGAHAVIHFGTHGTLEWLPGKATGLSDNCFPDVVLDDIPNLYPYIMDNPGEGMQAKRRSWAVILDHLVPAMTRADGYDSILDLEIKLQDYFRAKRGAEKIKTEQLLEDICHDVLKLELIKDLGLDDGVAPENIEQELERLYDYLCDIKDNLIKDGLHVFGKAPHGKRFEEMVYSLTRLRNGEVPSLRESVARNDELDLRDLQDNPSEMHPEKNVLKGVLLDRVDERSRELIAEMDKKNYEPYQCLAACNLLFPNDNGEVRQVVSYICKTIAPNLLRTEDELKNCLRGLDGGYVPPGPSGSPTRGNSHLIPTGKNFYSIDPAIIPTPVSWEVGKKLAEQMIERHIDEEGQYPENVGIVVFATDTMKTGGDDIAYILWLMGLRPLWSARGGVITGLEVIPLEELGHPRVDVTLRISGLFRDAFPNLVDMIDDGVGMIAALDEAEDENYLRKHLQQELVDSIKKGLGRKEAQERALVRIFGCPPGTYGVGVGELVEASKWDDAKDLADVYVTWGGHAYGRKLKGEKMPELFKERLARLDVTVKNHNSRELDILDNDDDFMYHGGMVAGVKTYGDRDPLSVVGDSSDPDRLKTRTLEEEGRFIFRSRILNPKWLEGLKPHGYRGAQELSAMVDYAFGWDATADIMDDWMYQAVTDNFLFDDDTKQWIEENNPYALRQMAGRLLEAVQRGMWDADEETVRKLMDIYLEAEDVMEGMVE, from the coding sequence ATGAGAATAGTGGATATAGGGGCTGGCACCGGGGCAAGCCAATCTTTTTTGACGGCAGGAAAAGACCTGCAAAGTTCCGGATATGATATTGAGGTATTTTCTTTTAGTTCGGAAAATCTTGATTTATCTGAAAAAGAATTCAGGGAATGCCTGGATCTGATAGAATCTTCTGATTTTGTCATTTTAAGGATGCATGGGGGAACAGCTTACTTCAGGAAGTTCGTAAGATTGAAAGCGGTCCTGATAACGTTGGATATTCCTGTGTTCATCCAGAGCGAGATCACAGAGGAAATGCATGAACTCAGATTCCTGTTCAGGTTATCCGATACCCACTTTAATGCAGTTAATACCTATATCCAGCTTGGAGGTGAAGAGAATTCAAAAGCCCTTTTCCTGTGGGCACACAAACATCTGGGCAATCTTGACGTTGATGTGCCGGAACCCGTGTATCCTAGAATGGAGGGTGTTTACCATCCTGATTATAAAAGAAACATATCTTTTGAGGAATTCAATGCAATGTCAGATTCTTCCAGGCCTACCACCGGGGTTATGTTCTGGCAGGGACAATGGCTCACAGGTGATCTCAAGGCAATTGATGCACTTATCCGCTCCCTTGAAAAGGAAGGTATGAATGTTTTACCTGTTTTCTGCCAGTCGGCACCGAACCCTGTTACAGGCTCACAGGGTATACGGAAGGTTGTTGAACATTATTTCATAAAGGACGGAAAACCACGAATAGATGTACTGATACTCAATATGGGATTCTCTCAGCTTTCCCTTTCTTCCCCGGGGGATGGAAATACAGTAGAGGAGATATTCAATTTCTTTAACCTGCTGAATGTACCTGTGCTGCAGGCAATGACAACCTATTATTCTTATGATGAATGGTACGAAAGTATCCAGGGCCTCGGAGCAATGGAGATTTCATCAAATATTGTATGGCCTGAATATGACGGTCAAATAATCACTGTTCCCATCGCTTCTATAGAAAGTGGCGAGGGCCACGGGACCAGAGAAGCTGTGCCCATTATGTCAAGGGTGGACAAAGTTGCAAGACTTGCACGGAAATGGGCAGAACTGCGAAGAACACACGTTAAAGACAGGAAAATTGCGATTCTCCTGCACCAGAATCCTCCGCGTAGTGACGGTGTTGGGGGTGCTTTCGGACTTGATGCTCCGGAGAGTGTTGTGGAAATGCTTGAAACCTTAAAGAAAGTGGGTTATTACGTGGAAAGACTTCCAGAGAACGGAAATGAAATTGTTGAGGAAATACTGGCAGGAATCAGCAATGACTGCGAATGGCTCTCTCCTGAAGAAATGATAGAAAGAGCTGCTGATCTTATCACCGGATCAAAATACAGGGAATGGTTTGAAAAAGTGCCAGATATCCCTGCAAAGCAGATCTGCAGGGACTGGGGAGATCCGCCGGGTGATTTTTTTGCATGTGACAGGACTCTTGCCGTACCGGGAGTGATGAACGGGAACATCTTCATCGGCCTGCAGCCTCCACGGGGCTTTCTGGAACAGGTTGAAACGATGTACCATAATACCGAACTGGTTATGCCACACCATTATCTTGCCTATTACAGGTGGCTTGGAAATGAGTTTGGAGCCCATGCAGTAATACATTTTGGCACACACGGCACACTTGAATGGCTCCCGGGAAAAGCTACGGGCTTGTCAGATAACTGTTTCCCTGATGTGGTACTGGATGATATACCCAACCTGTATCCGTACATAATGGATAATCCTGGAGAGGGAATGCAGGCCAAAAGGCGTAGCTGGGCGGTTATACTGGATCATCTTGTCCCGGCAATGACAAGGGCTGACGGATACGACTCAATACTTGATCTGGAGATTAAGCTGCAGGATTATTTCAGGGCAAAAAGAGGTGCTGAGAAGATTAAAACAGAACAGTTGCTGGAAGATATCTGCCATGATGTACTTAAACTTGAACTCATAAAAGACCTTGGTCTGGATGATGGTGTTGCTCCTGAAAACATAGAACAGGAACTTGAAAGGCTTTATGATTACCTTTGTGACATCAAAGACAACCTGATAAAGGACGGGCTTCATGTATTCGGTAAGGCCCCGCACGGGAAGCGATTTGAGGAAATGGTATATAGCCTTACCAGACTCAGAAACGGGGAGGTGCCTTCCCTGCGTGAGAGTGTGGCAAGGAACGACGAACTTGATTTAAGGGACCTGCAGGATAATCCGTCGGAAATGCATCCTGAAAAAAATGTTCTTAAAGGGGTTTTGCTGGACAGGGTTGACGAGAGGTCACGTGAACTTATTGCTGAGATGGATAAAAAGAACTATGAGCCATACCAATGTCTCGCTGCCTGCAACCTGTTATTCCCGAATGATAATGGAGAGGTCAGGCAGGTTGTTTCATATATATGTAAGACGATAGCTCCGAACCTGTTAAGGACAGAGGATGAACTGAAGAATTGTCTGAGAGGACTTGACGGCGGATATGTACCTCCAGGTCCTTCCGGTTCTCCTACACGGGGAAATTCCCACCTTATTCCTACGGGGAAGAATTTCTATTCTATAGACCCGGCAATTATCCCGACTCCGGTTTCATGGGAAGTTGGGAAAAAACTTGCCGAACAGATGATCGAACGACATATCGATGAGGAAGGACAATATCCTGAGAATGTGGGTATTGTGGTCTTTGCAACTGACACTATGAAGACCGGCGGCGATGATATTGCCTATATATTGTGGCTGATGGGGCTGCGTCCCCTATGGTCTGCCCGCGGGGGGGTTATAACAGGTCTTGAAGTTATACCGCTGGAAGAGCTCGGACATCCCCGGGTGGACGTAACACTACGTATAAGCGGCCTGTTCCGTGATGCATTCCCAAACCTTGTGGATATGATCGATGATGGTGTCGGAATGATAGCTGCACTGGATGAAGCTGAAGATGAGAACTATCTCAGAAAGCATCTCCAGCAGGAACTTGTTGACTCGATTAAGAAAGGATTGGGCAGGAAGGAAGCACAGGAAAGGGCTCTGGTCAGGATATTCGGCTGTCCGCCCGGAACTTATGGAGTGGGTGTGGGAGAGCTTGTGGAAGCATCAAAATGGGATGATGCAAAAGACCTTGCTGATGTTTATGTAACGTGGGGAGGACATGCTTATGGCCGTAAGCTGAAAGGTGAGAAGATGCCGGAGCTTTTTAAGGAGCGTCTTGCCAGACTGGATGTCACTGTGAAGAACCATAATTCCAGAGAACTGGATATACTTGACAACGACGATGATTTCATGTATCATGGCGGCATGGTGGCTGGTGTCAAAACCTATGGTGACAGGGATCCGCTTTCTGTTGTAGGTGACAGTTCGGACCCTGACCGCCTGAAAACAAGAACCCTGGAAGAGGAGGGACGTTTCATATTCAGGAGCCGGATACTTAACCCGAAATGGCTTGAGGGCCTTAAACCGCATGGATACCGCGGTGCCCAGGAACTGTCTGCTATGGTGGATTATGCATTTGGCTGGGATGCTACTGCAGATATTATGGATGACTGGATGTATCAGGCAGTGACAGATAATTTCCTTTTTGATGATGATACAAAGCAGTGGATAGAGGAAAACAACCCCTATGCTTTGCGACAGATGGCTGGCAGGCTGCTGGAGGCGGTGCAGAGAGGCATGTGGGATGCCGATGAGGAGACTGTACGGAAGCTGATGGATATATATCTGGAAGCAGAGGATGTGATGGAGGGGATGGTGGAGTGA
- a CDS encoding nitrogenase component 1, with protein MTLVADAFTGSLLAVEGIRDAMVVLNGPTGCKFYHSHISDCQYPRASSFDPLGYLEEFYFGQPRVPCTYLEGDDYVAGSTEKLQRVLPAIASKSNDMIVVVNSPGASLIGDDLKRFIENAGLAERCMAIENAGYSSPVCKGFEDTVIEILRWMKLSKPDSEQLPEKVNLLGISLYQSNWDSSVDELKKLLSYMNIEVGAVLCAGASTEEIRNSTSSACNLVVFPEYGLKIAQWYEKNFGIPYMLSPAGAPVGYGATETWLRSAASMTSADSSLALKMLRKERKKHYHKISRFHSLTGLPKGATFAINGDSSVVLPLTKWLYGYLGMVPAGVKTMPGGNPEAEAMIVDFLEEKGFGDSWGSFNECMPVDVVLADGHSVKMMREKRLCRTGVEIALPSSGYLNFLPRTYVGINGSLFLLEEIFNGLRVMP; from the coding sequence ATGACACTTGTGGCAGATGCGTTTACAGGTTCGCTGCTGGCCGTAGAAGGCATAAGGGACGCCATGGTTGTGTTAAACGGGCCTACAGGTTGTAAATTCTATCATTCACACATTTCTGACTGCCAGTACCCGAGGGCTTCTTCTTTTGATCCTCTGGGATATCTGGAGGAATTCTATTTCGGGCAGCCACGCGTTCCGTGTACCTACCTCGAAGGTGACGATTACGTTGCAGGCTCAACCGAAAAACTCCAGAGAGTACTTCCTGCAATCGCCTCAAAAAGCAATGACATGATAGTTGTTGTGAATTCCCCGGGTGCTTCGCTTATAGGAGATGACCTCAAACGTTTTATTGAAAATGCCGGTCTGGCAGAACGTTGCATGGCCATTGAAAATGCGGGATATTCATCTCCTGTCTGCAAGGGTTTTGAAGATACGGTAATTGAGATCCTCAGGTGGATGAAACTCAGCAAACCGGATTCAGAACAGCTTCCTGAAAAAGTAAATCTTTTGGGTATATCACTGTACCAAAGCAACTGGGACAGTTCAGTAGACGAATTGAAAAAACTGCTGTCATATATGAATATTGAAGTAGGGGCTGTCCTGTGTGCAGGAGCAAGTACTGAAGAAATTCGCAATTCCACATCCTCTGCCTGTAATCTGGTAGTTTTCCCGGAGTATGGCCTGAAAATTGCACAATGGTATGAGAAGAACTTCGGCATCCCCTACATGCTGTCTCCTGCCGGTGCGCCTGTTGGTTATGGTGCTACGGAAACCTGGCTTAGATCAGCCGCATCAATGACATCAGCTGACTCTTCTCTTGCATTGAAAATGCTTAGAAAGGAACGGAAAAAACATTATCATAAGATCTCACGGTTCCATTCTCTTACAGGTCTTCCAAAAGGTGCTACGTTTGCCATCAATGGTGACAGCTCTGTTGTGCTTCCTCTTACAAAATGGTTGTATGGCTATCTTGGGATGGTGCCTGCCGGAGTAAAAACCATGCCGGGCGGGAATCCTGAAGCGGAAGCTATGATCGTTGATTTCCTTGAAGAAAAAGGGTTCGGGGATTCCTGGGGCAGTTTCAATGAGTGTATGCCTGTGGATGTAGTGCTGGCAGACGGGCACAGTGTTAAAATGATGCGTGAAAAACGGCTTTGCAGAACTGGAGTGGAGATAGCACTCCCTTCATCAGGATATCTGAATTTCCTTCCAAGGACGTATGTGGGGATCAATGGTTCACTGTTTCTGCTGGAAGAGATTTTCAATGGTCTCAGGGTAATGCCCTGA